ATGAAAGATGCTGCCACACGTAATAGCTTACACCCAGCTTTGCTAACAGAAGAAGCAGAAGTGtccaaacactgtcacacacactgaaatctgTAAACGCTTTCAAAGAGGACGGTCGAAGCACCAGCTGGGACAAAACAGACATAATGTAACACTTGCGTATTACACAGGTGAATGTGATCTACATCACCACTGACACTTGGATGAGAAGTAGATGTCAGTtagaaaatgctgttttccaTGAAGACACCCACCAGAGTTTGGTTGAGAGCTGCAGGCACCACAAAATTGTATATATTCAGATATTATgtgatgtgttttctgtctgtgtgtgcaggtggtATTTTGCACTGATTTCAGTCTCAGGGATCTTCGCTGTGACCTTTTCAGTGATCTTCGCCTATGTCGCAGACATTACAGAGGAGCATGAGAGGAGCACAGCCTATGGACTGGTGAGCAGACCTGCATGCTGCAGCTGAAATCCCTGTTTAGTCAGTTTTATTAAGGCCATTTCAGCTTCTTGCAGACATGGAGAATGTTCTATCACTTGCTTCAGGACGGGTGATGAAACTTATGTTGAGATGACTCTCAGGTGGATTTGATCAACTCATCAAAGgcttttctttcagtaaatcAATTTGCAGCTATTGCTCACCTTCACAAACATGGCTTTGCCTCAGGTTTTCAGCAGAACATTGCAGATTAAGCCATATTGTGATAGTGGGAAGCATGCTATCAGAAGTCAAAGTGGCTTTCCACATCATGGCTGGCAGTGCATGGCTAGAACACACATTGTGGAAatctgattttttattttttaatttatccaaAATCACAATCCGTGACCACATCATCAGAGGATCAGTCCATCAGACTTTGTTCACTGAGTGCGTTTatatggacttaagtaaccaggttacagtcagctttctctgaAAAGTTGGTTTCCGAAATCGGGGTGGGgtattagggaaacctggtttccccagggaGATTTCTGTCGCGGATTTCCATGTATACGCGTAACAGGTTTTCTAACTGCTTACCTAAGTCACTTTCCCCAATggatttttaaattcagactgttgtggatcagctgcatgtttctttcctttgtctttgcctgcactgtcactctgctgtgacacaggcacagagagagagagagagaagtttaaaagcagcatttttcatcattatacAGTGAAAATCTGTGTGTCACACTTCTAAAATGAATCCAAGAGGAGGAGAAATCCGGTAACTTGTGCTGCATGTACAcgtgtaaacactgttccccaATGACCTGAGAAAGGTGATTTCTCTGAGTCCACCGGTTACTCAAATTCATGAGTTTACTGAATAAAGATTCAGAAGTTCTGtcagaaaaaaactgcagtacTCCTCTCAGGACAAGGACACCTCTCTAAAAGCTcagctaaatattaaaaatgcaaatgctgGGTGCTTATTCAGAGATgacatgttatgttttattacaaatcaTGAATCCTCACAGAGCAACAGACTTCAGAGATAAAAAAATTGAGCTTTTAGAGATGAAGCCAGAGCTGGTGTATAGATTCTCCTCACAGCACAGCACTTTGTAGCTCTACAGACCATGTATTACTGTAATAGCAAACTGTGTTATTATGGAGGTGCTTCCCTGTTCTCACACAACTGTTCCATGGTGTTTCATGGTGTTTCCTGCCATTATGGTGATCTAGAGTAAAGAGTAGCCACAGGCAGGGCAGGAAACTTGACTGCCTAACtatttgatttgtgtttctgtatagAACAATGGAGGTCATGTGAACAGGACTTTAAGTAATGAGGGAAAAAAGATTTTACTCTTCTGCTACTGTTAAATGCTGGTTTAAAAAGTGGCTCTAGAAAGAACTGTTTCCTTTTTGACTTATTAGCAGGTGAATTGGTCACAGTGAGGACCCATATTAATTAGATTCTTCACTGGTCCCTTGgattcattttgtaaaaatataatgaatacATGTATTATAAGACACATAAATATATTATCTAGAAGAAATTACAATGGAGCCTGTCACAAAACCACCTACAGAAGAGGGAGCTGCCTTCACACTACTTCTTGATAATAGAACGTTCTGTCTTCTTACAGTCCAAAACCCAAAGAGATTCACTTTTAAGCAAATGTCTGATGTTTAAGCAAAAGTCATATAAAGTTAAAGGGAGTAAAGTGGGTCATGATGGAAGAAGTATTCTTTACCACCGTACGCATGGCAGCATAAACATGTATGCTGACACGGTGAAAGTATTACAAatgcaggaaagaaaaaacagatgatgtCAGCGGTGGTGGAAGAAGCAgtcacatgtttttttgtagagatgcaattatatatataagttCTGGATTTCCAATGATATTTAGGTAAAAGTAGCAACAGCAAAGACTAAAACTAAATTGATATCAGAAGATAAAGTATAATCTGGATTCAATTCTAGCATTTGAAGTTCTGGATTTGTCTTATCAGGTCTCAGCGACATTCGCGGCCAGTTTGGTGACCAGCCCAGCCATCGGGGCCTTCCTTTCCGCCCAGTACGGAGACAGCCTGGTGGTCCTGGTTGCCACGGTGATCGCAGTGTCCGACATCGCCTTCGTGTTCTTCGTGGTCCCCGAGTCGCTGCCAGACAAGATGAGGCTGACGTCCTGGGGCTTCCCAATCTCCTGGGAGCAGGCCGACCCCTTTGCCGTGAGCTCACAGAATTAGGCAGCACACAATGAGCTGGTTTCTACCTGGTTTTCATCAACCAGCTGCTTGAAGAAGACGACAAAATGTCATATGGCAGTTAGTTCATCAGGACTGTCACCTATCTAGACATCCAGTTCTGATTCAGCCAAAGCAACACACAATTCTtttctgcaacaaaacaaagtaaacaggTGCCAAAATGCACACTGCATTTGGTCAGGAGAGGGTCTGATTAGTATTTACTGTGTCAGACTATTAGGCACTGccagacaaaaataaagtgagCAGTTGATGCCAATATTCAGAACGTCTGGCAGGCATCCTCTGCAAAGCTACAGATGAGGAGGaggcaaagaaaacatttaagaatGAAGCGGCACTTGATGCCATGATTACTATCTACAaagtacacacagacaaatgaggCCCAagggagagcagcagcagatcCATTCCACCAGGTTTATTTACATGCAGCTCTAAAGCTACTTCCTGACCAGGGTTGAACACTGAATTACACAAAGTTATATTCAACAGCTTTAAGTACATCTGGCAGGACAGTTTTTACAGTTGTGTTTCAAACGGAGGCAGAAGCTGATCAAGGTGGAGTGTAGCATGAACGGGGAGCCATGATGTCTAAGGTGCTCGTGTCAGCTGATTGATTGTACTGacagctgatgtttttgtgtgttcagtCTCTGCGACGAGTGGGAAAAGACACGACGGTGCTGCTaatctgtgtcactgtgttccTGTCTTACCTGCCTGAGGCTGGACAGTACTCCAGCTTCTTCCTCTACCTGAGACAGGTGAGATGTCCACACACAGCCCTCAGCCCCTAACCTCCATCTTTACTTCCACATTGCCTAGTCTGTGCGAAAACACTAGACAGACATATAATTGTGAAATTATATGTTTAGTCCTTAGAGACATTTTAGGTAATAAGATTTTTGAGAACTGTCATATATGATGTTTTGGATTTATAAGTTCCACTTTTTGCCTTCACATACTGTTTTCCGACCATCACTTTTACCTCAAACATCCAGTTTCTCTGTAGCTTTTAGTTTGCAGAAATAAGCAACTAGTAACTGAGTTTAACATCTTAACTTCAAAGTTGATGCTATATGTTGTATCTTCCCAAAGCAATGTGTCAGAATGATACAGttgttattacatttacattcacatttacatttacatttaatcatttagcagacgcttttatccaaagcgacttacaagtgaggtacaaggcaggaaaaatctaagtcaaggagaaaacatcaaagcaaagtcctatcagaaaagtgttcacagttcacgagatacaagtgcaagagagcagaaagggtttttttttttgtttttttgcataggaagatgcggaagaattcagttttcagcagtttttttgaatattgggagagattcagctgagcgtgcagcgtttggtagctcgttccaccatcgtgggatcattgcgcttaTTAACCCACGCTGTTTAAAAAAGCTGCATTATCAGTTATGTCAATAACATATCTATTAGTGTGGAGTTTGTGTGTTCTGTcaagatttaaatgttttgagttAATTTGTTCTGTGTGAGGTTTTGTCTTAACAACAGTTTCTCATGCTATTTGTCGTTTTGTCTTTCAGGTGATTGAGTTTTCTCCCGCAGCCATCACTGCCTTCATCGCCATGGTGGGAATCCTCTCTATAGTCGCTCAGGTACATAACCAGCcagctttttcattttcttaaccTGGCGGCTGTGGgtgttaaaatatgttgcataaTATACATGATAATACATAAAGTGTAGCACATACAGTGGACATGAACAGTGCTTAAAAGCTGTTTCTCTGTGATTCTACTCGTCACTTAAAGACACTGAAGAAGTTCATCTACAGTTCTTTGGGTCAgatttgttgcttttaatgtgtgtttcagaCTAAGATCCCATATCATATtttatgcattatttttattctctgtttctattctgtgtgtctctctccgTCAGACTCTGTTCCTCAGTGTCTTAATGAGGACCATTGGTAACAAGAACACAGTTCTTCTGGGTCTGGGCTTTCAGCTGTTCCAGCTGGCCTGGTATGGCTTCGGCTCCGAGCCGTGGTGAGTTaagaaattgaaattgaaacaCTTGCAGTATAGATATTATCTCTCTTGTTGCTTATATAAAAGCATAGGAGTCAATAAACACTAACTGAAGCGTTAACAGAACGATGGCAGAAAAATCCATATTTCAGACTTGTGTGTCTTTCTTGGGTTTTAATTGAGTTGAATTCACATGTGTTTCAGGATGATGTGGGCAGCAGGAACCATAGCAGCCATGTCCTCCATCACCTTCCCAGCAGTTTCTGCTCTGGTGTCCCACAGTGCATCACCTGATCAGCAAGGTGAGtgcacctgtctgtctgtctgcttgtTACACAGCAGTAAGGGCAGTGGACAGCAGGCAGCAGCTACTAGCTCATAACAACAATCCGTCTCCATAGAGTCACGTCCCTGTAACTCTGTTTAGTATAAACACAAAGTGTGTGGCCCTGCCTGGACCCATTGTTCTCTTTGTATAAAAAATGATTATCTCCGCCACTTTTTGGGAGTATTCAGAAGTACTATGTACTGTAGACTGTATTCCAAGACAACACACTTATTTAAATTGAGCCAATTCATGTGATATTTCCTGCAACTTTGAAGGTCATTGTTGTAGTTACTTATACAATAATCTGATCATCTAAACTCTACAAACTGATAtttgaaaattgatttttttgaaCAGCTGTTACACACGACTTTCTACTTTGTTCACATAGTGTTCTATCGTGgtatttttaaacatgctgcTCCAAGGGCCAAAAAAGCTTGATAGTTAACTGCACTGGGTTGATGAACTGCACCAGTTTGCTTTAATCCCCTTAGTACTTTCCTACAAGTTCTTCTGACAGACTGAAGCCTTTTTGTAAATTGCTTCTTCCTACTGGTCAAGTAgtgtcattgcctcatttgttgctactgtacttgATAGTTTTAAGTTGGCTTCACTCAAACAATAGTACATGGGTTTGTTAACCCTGTAATTAACATGATGAAAACTAGTTAGAAGTGAAATTGTTGGCAGCTGAGTAAAGTTAACTAACTAATGTAAGTTAGGACACCTATTTCTGCACCAGCAGCACTGTGGTGTTTTGAAGTTCTCCCATCCATCTTCCATCATgttttgctgtgtgtctgtgtgtccaggtGTTGTTCAGGGGATAATCACTGGTATCAGAGGTCTGTGTAACGGTTTGGGTCCAGCTCTCTACGgcttcatcttcttcctcttcaacGTGGAGCTGAACGACATGGAGCCGGTGGCAGGAAGAAACACACCGAACACAGAGGTACAAATATCCTGCTCTCACGTGTCCCAACTCCCTCTTCATCTCAAACTGTCAAAggcaaaaaagttaaaaataaaatcaagtaaaacaaaaaactcaagCCAGCAGAATTTTTGGCTCAGGTTGTATTGGGTTATATCTGTATTTTCTTCGTGTTCACTTTTAATGTCCCTGTTTTTGCtgtagttgttttgtgtgtgtcttcctgGACATTGTTCAGGAGTGTGCTCTGTGAAAACTGACTCCAACATACtgattctgtttctctttctctctgtgtctgtagaAGTCGGCCATCCCTGGTCCTCCGTTCCTGTTCGGCGCGTGTGCCGTCGTATGTGCACTTCTTGTTGCCGTCTTTATCCCCGAGCACCACACACTGACTGAGATCAAGACCTGCACCGCACTCAAGTCCAGCAGCTCCTCCACTGCACATGCTCCGAACGCCGGCTCTCTGACTACGCCAACCAGTGATGCAGAGGACATTGAGCCGCTGTTACAGGACAGCAGCATATGACTGATGGACAGAGCGACTAATCACAGTGCAGAGCTCCCAGCTCCTTCAGAATAAACACTTTTCAGCTTTTAATTCGTTTTTGTCTCCAACTCCCAACTGAAGACGGGTGAAGATTCAGGTAACGTTAGGCAGCAGTCACACTGACACGCGCATCCTTCTCATTTGTGACGGCTGATATTTGCAGTTTAAATTGCAGCGCGTTGTTCCCGGCTTGATATCTCGGAGCAGCAGGTAGTTTCTGGTATTCTTAACACAAACCTGTCAGTCTGATCACTGCCTAACACTGACCAACTTCACCCACCAGGTCTGCAGAGTTCAGGAGATGAAGCGCTCCTCACTGTACAGGACCAGTGATGACGTGGAGCTGAATTCACTGCTCagactgttttaaaaatttctGCAAGGGCATATCAGAGCTGCTGGGGTAGGGGTCATTGCCACTGAGGGGTAGTTCGGTTTTAGTTGTCATTGTTGTATTTGTATAACTTCAACCGCTATACGCtagatttctgtttctgttctgaGTCACAGTGAGCATGTCCAAGCTACAGCTGGTTGAGATTATCATCCCATTTTTCATTATGATACTGAGGAGAAATCAGAGCATTTAGTCAGACATAACTGTGTCATTAGGAAGGTTCAGCGCTCATGAGGTGTCACGGACCAGGAAAAACAGCCGCGTTCTCGATTTACGGTTTTGTGCTCTCAGCATAAAGATTCTTGCTCTGGATGTTATTCAGGTTCCAGATCTTAGTAATTTGGCCTCAAcgttttgtgttttccagttcTAGATAAAGATTTctaacatttactttttccttctctAACTTTTGTAATCCCTGTTCTGCATTTAGTCATTCATTTTGGTTCCAGATTTAAAAACCTCTAAATTTGCTCATTAACGTGATGTAGATGTAGTCAATTATCCTCTGGGTTTAGTAAACCAGGCTCACAGAATTTTCATGAGCtgaaatatttcatgtttttgacatttgacagtTTCACCAGACATGTATCATATAgactgttaaaatgttaaaggtCCAAGATTAAAATCCCAAAATGCACCGTGGCTGTGTAAACGAGACTGATGCCATGAAGCGGATCTGTTTTGGTCTCAACTGAAgatgagtttttcctctccgtGAATCCTCTCAGGCTCTTtacttttatgtattattttcatCATCAGATTTATTCAGGTCTCCTCATCTCTCGTGTTGTGTTCTTGAGGTGCGTTGACACTGTTACTTTCAGGTTGTTTGACCTTGTTTGACCCTGCTCCTCCTTCCACTCCAGATCAGAAAAATCAAACACTCCAAATTAGCCATGTGCTTTCTGAAAATGTGATTCCAGTCCAGGCTGCATGGCCTGATCTGGATCTGTACAATGAACCTCTTTGTTCTCGTCATTAGTTTGACTTTATACCACAGAACCAGAGAAGAGGAAAACTTCCAGAATCAGAAGGTTGTTGAACCAAATcgtgccatttttttttttcttttcttttgctttagtTTACAAACCACCACATTCCTAACTGGACAGGACATGAAGTGTGTTGTTACTGATAGTAGTTGATACTGTGCTCATTCAGAAAAATCTCCTTGGCATGTTACAATAAGCAGATATGtgatattcttttatttatagcTCCAAACATGCTTCACGCAAGTACACGAGCAGAACCATAACAAACCCTCATTCAGCACAAACGTGATGAACATACTCAACATGCATCCTGATGCTCAGGCAGAGACAAACCAACACGGTTACAGTTATGTCTTCTTCAGTTCCTTTACACTGAAACTTCTGTCCTGAAAACGGCTTCTGCAAAATGTCCTTTGCAGTATGAACATCTGATAATGCTGGATTGATGTTGCAGTGTGTGCTCTGACCAAATCAGTGGCAGTTCAGCTTCAGACAAAAAGCCACTTTAGCATTTTCAGCAAGACTGTTCTGCTTCTGCTGTAATGAGGAGAAGAAATGGAAACGTTCTGCTCAGTAAACATTGagcagtataaataaaaaatgttaccatttgtttttagcttGAGCTTTTTAGCTCAGGCCTGTTTTGTTGAGAATCACCTGTTTGCGTGTGTTAATGAGTTGGACGAGCTGTTGAAGGTTCTGTGATGCAGACTTATTggcattttatgtttattaagaAACAACTCAGTACGAGACACATTAATCATTAGGTTACACACAGTTAATGCGCTGAGTTTGTCTGAGCTGGGTTGTCAACTCCTCGCCTTCATTACGACATGGTTCCTGAATTATTTGCTCATTTCAGTTGGAcccacatttcctgtttttattcagtgtgACACGTTTAAATCATTCATAGAGGCAGAATTTCTGTCTGAATGAAGAAGTATCACAAACCTGAAAGTGGACAGCTTTGTCTTGTCCCACGAGCTGCAACTCTCAAACTGCAGCTCACACTTACTTCACATTGGGACTTTTTAACGACATACTCAGGAACACATGAAATCAATCTTGTGTAGCTCAGTGTCTGTCCAATTGTACTTGGTGAAGCATGTTACAGATCTTGGCTCCTCCTCACGGGTCCACactgttgtaaatgtaaatgctgtatGTGTTGCCTTCACAGTATATGTAATGTGTGGTATATCTCGTGTCTGCCTCCTGGTGGCAGTTACAGGTCGCTGTAAACAAAACGTTACAGCGTCCATGTTGGATCATGTTAATTTATAACTTAACTCTGTTTGACAGAAACTTTGACCTTTTTTCTGTTACTCAGCCTCACAGCTACAGAAACATCTAGTCCTCAATTGTGCTACAACCACCTTTACCATAGCGGGTACAGTCAGTCATGACGACCATCTCTGAAATTAAGACCTAATGTTTAGATTTCTAAAACTTCCCAATCTTAAAGAAAGATGGACCCACAGTATATTTTTCTACAGTCTGAAGCTCTGAGGACGTGTTACTGAATGTCCCTGAATCCACCACAGTGTCATTAACCTTTTATCCTTTTTAGCTTCATCAACCTCCTTTAACTTTATCTCTGGTCATTATGTAGCTGCAAGATTCACGTGTTATAAAGTGTATTGAACTCATCCTGATCATTTTTACCAAGTATTTATTTGAGGtggatatttttatatatgttgCAGTAATACGTGAACACTGAAGCACCAACATGTTGGCCAGAGAAAAGTGCAGTAACTGAGCTGATGGTGATGTGTTATTGAAGCTTTTACAAACTCCTTTTGTAGACCACTAAATCTGGATTTGCTGAAACTGATCATTACTATAACAGAGGGACTCAGCCAAACATTTCCTCCACACGTACATGAACGTTTGCTAATTGCTGCACTTTAATTTCTCTCATGTGCCTCTTATCATTCTTCATCTTCATATctgttttatatataaacaaCGCTGAAGGACGTCAATGTGTTGTGCATCTGCAGTTACTTTCTTTTATCTTAAGAATATAATTTTCAAAAtctatgataataataataaagagaaagctATCAAATTTTAAATGCGTATGTGGATTTTGTAAATGgagaaaattatgttttgaaataaacagACTAATACTCAGAGCTGTAGCACATGACTTTAGCTCCTGTGCAGTGTCAGAGGcccatttattaatttattgacaaatatttattttgggttttttgtttattgagtTACAAAAAATAGCTACGTTATTTAAATCTTACATTTTGTAGTAAGACTGAAAACGACTTTGAAGTTTTTTCAAAaccatttaatacatttttaaataaaatttcagaATAACAACCACACAATTGCAGCCATGTGTCAAACTAGTAAAAGTCttgagtatttaaaaaaaacaacaataaatttttgtaacttttgcAAAAATGAATTACAAGTTGTAATTCAAATCCAATCGACATTTGTAGTTTCAAATCCAGCTACAGTTCACAAACAAATCCgctaaataaaacactttaaatcaTCAACTCAGCACTTTCATTAAATTTATCAAACCTGTTAATCAACacattcctttaaaaaaaaactttcagctttttccttttttttcggTTTGGTCGCAGCTTTCACACTTTCAACTGATGAATCCAGTTTATGTTAATTTATAGAAAAGGAAAACCATCCCATTTAACTAAAGCATTGAAATGTAATCCTCACTGCAGAGAAATCAGAATGATATTCAAAGATCAGTATTTATAAAACAGAGCTTTTACCTATGGAGTGAATTTCAGTTTCCATGTTTGTCTGAATGTTGTAAATCAGATTTGGAAtgaaaagtcattttttaatggaaaattaTTCCACAACAACCAAATAAATTGAATAGATTTTGGAGCTTTGTTTAATTATCTATTTCATTTTGGAAGCAAACCcccaaaatattaaaaggtGGTTCTGTTTTTGCGCCCTCACTTATTGTAAATAgaatggccaaaacattagaaccaactcttcttataatgcactgcagtacgactccaccacccactgtgacctcagtaataaacagagagtagaattatcacatttctgaaagtttcaactgaaaacctgagaaattatcaccttgtgaaagtagaatttatggcctAGCTGCTGAATTGGACTGGTGCAGGTGTACCTAacaaagtggccagtgagtgtctCTTCAGCTcattcttcctcttcttcatagCAGACAGGAAATGGAGACCTTAGTGGTGGAGTAGGGGATGGTGTCTGGTGGGggacaaacaaaatataagaaGAATAGAAGTGTGTTTCAGTAAAGATGAAATGTATGTTGTGTTTTCTCAGTTGTAATGTGGAAACAACAGTGAATCCCAAATGCAGTGAAATGTACTAAATGTTGCCACGTTTAAGGTTAAAAATACTTGTGACAAGTGAAAGTCTAATAGTGTTTTAAGGATGATTCTACTTCTAATATGAATGTAGAACAAATCCTACTGTTCATCTGCAACAACCTTCATTTGTAAAGAACCTAAAGTGTTCAGATGAATGTGGAGAAATCCTGGTCTGACCTCTGTCCTTTAGACTGCTGATGTAGGCCGCGATgaactctttctctctgctgtccttcttcacctcctcctctctgcgctcactccacctcctcctcacgttactctccttcttcttcttctctgtcttaGTGTTGTCATACAGTCGAATAAACCTGCAGGAGCAGTAAAAGTGACATTAACGCTCCAGACTTCAAGCTTTAGGAGACACTTCTT
This window of the Channa argus isolate prfri chromosome 11, Channa argus male v1.0, whole genome shotgun sequence genome carries:
- the mfsd14bb gene encoding hippocampus abundant transcript-like protein 1, with protein sequence MLVRNPHGRSRARVTHAVVVIFLEFFAWGLLTTPMLTVLHETFPQHTFLMNGLVQGVKGFLSFLSAPLIGALSDIWGRKSFLLMTVFFTCAPIPFMRISPWWYFALISVSGIFAVTFSVIFAYVADITEEHERSTAYGLVSATFAASLVTSPAIGAFLSAQYGDSLVVLVATVIAVSDIAFVFFVVPESLPDKMRLTSWGFPISWEQADPFASLRRVGKDTTVLLICVTVFLSYLPEAGQYSSFFLYLRQVIEFSPAAITAFIAMVGILSIVAQTLFLSVLMRTIGNKNTVLLGLGFQLFQLAWYGFGSEPWMMWAAGTIAAMSSITFPAVSALVSHSASPDQQGVVQGIITGIRGLCNGLGPALYGFIFFLFNVELNDMEPVAGRNTPNTEKSAIPGPPFLFGACAVVCALLVAVFIPEHHTLTEIKTCTALKSSSSSTAHAPNAGSLTTPTSDAEDIEPLLQDSSI